The bacterium CG_4_10_14_0_2_um_filter_33_32 genomic sequence GGCTATGCAAATTAGTCTTATACCACAAGGCTTTGATATGCATATTGGAAACTCCTTAGTTATTTGCAGGAGTCTCAAATGTTTCGTAACTTATTCATCAATAAATAGTTCGTTAGATTACATGATTTAAACAATAATGTCATCAAATATTCAAACCAAAGTCTTTCATTACGTGTAAATCTTCAATAGTTATTTTATCCAGCTCTTTAGCGTCAGTTAGTCTATAATCTCCAATACGAATTCTTTCTAAATTTGATAAATACCCCCCATATTTTAATGATTTACCAATATCAAAAGCCAAAGATCTAATATAAGTTCCGGAAGAACATAATACGTTAATCGAAAAAGAATCCTTATTAACATCAATTAAATTAATATTTTTAATAACAACTATCCGTGAAGCAAGATCTACGTCTTTGCCTTGTCTGGCTAGTTTATAAGCAGGCGTACCGCTAACTTTTAGAGCCGAAAAAGCTGGCGGTTTTTGTATTATTTCACCTTCAAATAATTTGATAGTCTTTAATATACTTTTCTTATCAATTTTTATTTTATCCTTATACTCTTCAATAACCTTTCCATCAATATCATATGTATCAGTTATTTTACCTAATTGAACTAACGCATTATACTCTTTATCAAATTTCAGAAAATCGGAAAACTTTTTAGTATAATTATTCACTAAAATGACAAGCAATCCGGTGGCAAAAGGATCCAGGGTACCAGCATGACCAACTTTTTTAAACTTAAATTTTCTTTTGATATAATCAACTACTTTAAAAGAAGTCCAATCTTTGGGCTTATTAATTTGAAAAAAACCATTATATAAAAAAGGAGATGTACTTTTATTCATCCAAGATGTCTTCTTTCTTTTCTTTGGCATATGACACCCAATCTTCAAGAAACTGAATAATTGTTTTAAAAGGAGTTTCGATAATCACATCCAAAATGAATAGAAAGATGTTTATTTTAGAAAAGTTAGAAGAAAAAAACTGACCAAGTTTTATAAATGGAACTGAGAAGAAATCCGCAAAAGCTTCTCTTATACCACCGCTACTCTTAACAACCAAAAGCTCATTGGCAACACGGGAAATTCTATAAACAAAGAAGTTGATTGTACTAAAGAAAATAAAAAATAAAGTTATAGCCACTATATTAAAATGTAACAGCAAAAGAACATATGTTAATCCAACAAAAGAGATCACAAAAGTTAAAAGATAGATAAAGAAAAAAGTTATTTTGCCAACAGATCCGCTCTTCTTGACTTTCATCTGATAATTATAGCTACCTTCATCAAAAGCCACTTTTTTTAATGAGGCTTTTATGGCTTCTAAATTTTCTCTACCAGGAACAGAAATATTAAATGTATTTATAAACATGTAAAAAGGCGGGAACATTAAATTCAACAAAAGCGGTATCCATATTATTTCTTGATTGACTATTAAATCGTAAGGAACCTCTAGAACAAAGGCTAATATCATTTTTGTAAAAAAAATGAAAATCACGCTCCTTATTGCACTGCGTCCTATTTTACTATAAGCCCTGTCTCTCCAGCGGTTATATGCAGTCTCGGTGATTCTTTTAAACTCTAATTCGTTGTTTAATGATTCCTCTATTTTTTCTATGGGAGTTTCGACAATAATTTTTCCTAAAACAGAAAATGGTGGAACTGATTTACGGCAAAATTTCAGAAAATTATTTTTTAATTTATCTTTAAAAAGATAATCGATCAAATTGTTTGCATCCTCAAATTTCAGCAGGATATCATGGATATTTGTATCAAAATCTTCTAGATTAGGGATAATGTTCTTTAATAACCTATATCTTATAGTTTGATAATCGGATTTTAATAATGTTCTATGGATTGCTATATAAAGTTGCGTATCCACAGTATGTTCATCAACAAATTTATCAAGAAGCAATTTTCCCCTTATGGTTTGATAAGTAAAATTAACCAGCACCTCTTTTTCTTTTACTCCCCGATTTAGAGACTCCTCGATTGCACAGGCTACAATTGAAGCAATTATCCTTCTATTCGGCCTTTTCACTAAATTGCTGAAAAGATAATAGTATCTATCAAGTATTCTTGTAATCTTTTCTATTTTAGTTTCAGGAACTGAATCATTGGCTATATAACCGCCGCTGATTAGCTCAAATAATATACCCTTAGCTAAAGGCTGGTCAGGATTATAAGCAAAAAACTTTCTTCTTAAAATTCGCTCAATAGCGCTTTTGATAATAAGGTGCTCATCTTTGTATTCCAGTGAGTTTCGTGCTTTCTCATAGAAAAAAGCCAGCCTACTTATTGTAAGCGATGCTTTAATTTTTGGGGCATCTTTGTCTTGCTCTTCTTCCTGGCGAATCTTTTTAATCTCGTCAAGAAAACTTCTGATCTCCTGGTTTTTTATTTCTTGCATTTCTTCCATTTATTTTAACCGCTGCTTTAAAAAAATATTCTATCAGTTTTGAAGATAAAATCAAGCTAATAAAATTATTCGCTTTCTATAAAATTTCTTGTCACTTTTTGGGGCAGAAAGATAGAAACAAGCTCTTCTTCTATCTTGTTTGAATCATATGGCTGACAAGAAAAAAGATCAAACATAAGCTGGCCAGTATGGCTAAAGGAATGAAAACTTAAATGAGAGGTTTCTATAATAACCAAAACCGGTAACACC encodes the following:
- the truB gene encoding tRNA pseudouridine(55) synthase TruB → MPKKRKKTSWMNKSTSPFLYNGFFQINKPKDWTSFKVVDYIKRKFKFKKVGHAGTLDPFATGLLVILVNNYTKKFSDFLKFDKEYNALVQLGKITDTYDIDGKVIEEYKDKIKIDKKSILKTIKLFEGEIIQKPPAFSALKVSGTPAYKLARQGKDVDLASRIVVIKNINLIDVNKDSFSINVLCSSGTYIRSLAFDIGKSLKYGGYLSNLERIRIGDYRLTDAKELDKITIEDLHVMKDFGLNI